The Thermococcus sp. 4557 genomic sequence TTGGAATCTTTGGGGCGATATTCATGCTCCTGTTCTGGATTTTGATAATCGTCGGAGTGGTCTGGTTCATCAAATGGCTAGTGGAACAGGGCTCGGGCGGAAGCAACGGTACCTCAAAGAAGAGCGCCCTTGAGATACTCGACGAGAAGTACGCGCGGGGCGAAATAGACGACGAGGAGTATGAGAAGAGAAGGAGAAAGCTGCTTGAGGCATGACGGGCCATCAGCCACTTTTCTGTTTTGTGGAGGCCTTTTCCAGGTTCTCCCGCGTTTTCTTAAACTCCCTGAGGCAGGTGGGACAGCAGAAGAAGTAGACCCTGTTGTGGTACTTGTACACTATCGGCTCGTCCACAATCTCCTTGCCGCAGTAGTCGCATTTGAAGGGGACCTTTACCTTCGGCGGGTTCGCCCGCTCAAAGCTCTCCAGGATTGGCATTATCTCGATGACCTCAAAGCCGGCCCCCTCGATGACCCTTTTCAGTTCATCCATGCTCTCGATGGCGATTTTTATGAGGTACTTTCTGCTCGTGAAGCGGTTTATCTCGATTATCTCCTGGAACTCCTCCATTCT encodes the following:
- a CDS encoding TRASH domain-containing protein, which encodes MKLDALDLKLIYLLMDNSRLSVSELAERLGVSRPTVKSRLEKLEKEGVIQGYTIKLNPQLVRGHNIVALIVKTDEPERMEEFQEIIEINRFTSRKYLIKIAIESMDELKRVIEGAGFEVIEIMPILESFERANPPKVKVPFKCDYCGKEIVDEPIVYKYHNRVYFFCCPTCLREFKKTRENLEKASTKQKSG
- a CDS encoding SHOCT domain-containing protein, translated to MMLENVNPDFLVHMEEGEWGWHEMMGFGWFGIFGAIFMLLFWILIIVGVVWFIKWLVEQGSGGSNGTSKKSALEILDEKYARGEIDDEEYEKRRRKLLEA